The following nucleotide sequence is from Chloracidobacterium validum.
AGGGTCTGACATGATGGCGTCATCCAAGAAAAACTAAGCGGCGCTCGGCAAAAGGTGTTGCCAGCCAAATTGGCTATCTTAGCCAGTTTGGTGTGGATGTGTCCACTGGGTGAGGTGTTTGGTGTGCGGGCGTTACGATTGACCGACGGCGTTCTCCAGGTTGCCGACGTGCCTTGCCCGAGCGCGGCGGATGAGGCGCTTGTGCGCGTTGAGTATGCCGGTATCTGCGCCACCGATGCCGCCATCCTGAATGGCTACGCGAACTTTTCCGGCACGCTGGGCCATGAGTTCGTTGGGGTTGTGGAAACTGCGCCGGACGCCGGCTGGGTCGGCCGCCGGGTCGTCGCCGACATCAACGTGGGATGCGGCGCTTGTTGCGCGTGCGCTGCGGGCAACGCGCGCCACTGCCCCAGGCGAACGGTCCTGGGTATTCGCGACCGCGATGGCGCGTTTGCCGAGTTTGTGACCGTGCCGGCCGCCAATCTCTACGCCGTACCGGAAAGCATTTCTCCCCTCGCCGCGGTCTTTACCGAACCACTGGCCGCGGCCTGCCGGATTCTGGAGCAGGTTGCCATACCGCCTGGGTCGCTCATCGGGGTTCTTGGGGATGGAAAGCTTGGGCAACTCATCGCGCAGGTGCTCCGGGCGCATGGCTTGTCGGTCAGGCTGGTCGGACGCCATGCC
It contains:
- a CDS encoding MDR/zinc-dependent alcohol dehydrogenase-like family protein — encoded protein: MAILASLVWMCPLGEVFGVRALRLTDGVLQVADVPCPSAADEALVRVEYAGICATDAAILNGYANFSGTLGHEFVGVVETAPDAGWVGRRVVADINVGCGACCACAAGNARHCPRRTVLGIRDRDGAFAEFVTVPAANLYAVPESISPLAAVFTEPLAAACRILEQVAIPPGSLIGVLGDGKLGQLIAQVLRAHGLSVRLVGRHAGKLRIAEKLGLQVQTADALKTATHRFDVVVEATGRADGFADALRLVRPQGTVVLKTTGREAWPLPSAAVVVPEVTLIGSRCGNMAAALQLLAEQKVNPLVLIEAVYDLADGLRAVEHARRPGALKVLLRMASAAVSED